Proteins co-encoded in one Cygnus olor isolate bCygOlo1 chromosome 6, bCygOlo1.pri.v2, whole genome shotgun sequence genomic window:
- the CAVIN2 gene encoding caveolae-associated protein 2: MGEAAGGSAVPPPPAEAGGGQVNALTVLALLEKLVSMLEAVEGQQRQMEQRQRGLEGAVRGIQGDLGKLCRSHGATGEAVEKLLEKSRKVCAHTRAVRERLERQCAQVRRLEQHHAQLLRRDRFKVLIFQEENEIPASVFAKEPVPSITEGKEEPVDENKTLEETLHTVELSSDDDMPHEDDVGDSAEEKTEESRAEKLKRSSLKKVDSLKKAFSRQNIEKKMNKIGTKIVSPERREKIKKSLTVHHQKSSSSKSSAFKVSPLTFNVKKGREGESPAEAEDRPAETASNDQAENEEEMSFADMHSDMTPTTSLTEESKAVVDSLEKEARMEGSAVMNNNIELSIVEDDEEYGVPLEVPSQKLYDERNKPVSGEMEESDEETTQAAVLQINQMA; this comes from the exons AtgggggaggcggcggggggcagcgcggTGCCGCCGCCTCCGGCGGAGGCCGGCGGGGGGCAGGTGAACGCCCTGACCGTGCTGGccctcctggagaagctggtgTCCATGCTGGAGGCGGTGGAGGGCCAGCAGCGGCAGATGGAGCAGAGGCAgcgggggctggagggagcGGTGCGGGGCATCCAGGGCGACCTGGGCAAGCTGTGCCGTAGCCACGGGGCCACGGGGGAGGCGGtggagaagctgctggagaAGTCGCGGAAGGTGTGCGCCCACACCCGCGCCGTGCGGGAGCGCCTGGAGAGGCAGTGCGCCCAGGTGCGGCGCCTGGAGCAGCATCACGCCCAGCTGCTGCGCCGCGACCGCTTCAAGGTGCTCATCTTCCAG gaggaaaatgaaatcccTGCCAGTGTTTTTGCAAAAGAGCCTGTTCCCAGcatcacagaaggaaaagaagagccTGTGGATGAGAACAAGACACTGGAAGAAACCTTGCATACAGTGGAGTTGTCTTCAGATGACGACATGCCTCACGAAGATGATGTGGGTGACAgtgcagaggagaaaacagaagaatcgAGAGCTGAGAAACTTAAGAGATCCAGCCTGAAGAAGGTTGACAGCCTCAAGAAAGCGTTTTCCCGACAGAATATCGAGAAGAAGATGAACAAGATCGGCACAAAGATCGTCTCGCCTGAACGGAGAGAGAAAATCAAGAAATCGCTTACAGTACATCATCAGAAATCCTCCTCTTCCAAGAGTTCAGCTTTCAAAGTGTCGCCCCTCACGTTCAACGTGAAGAAAGGCCGAGAAGGAGAAAGCCCTGCCGAAGCCGAGGACAGACCCGCAGAAACTGCGAGCAACGACCAAGCCGAGAACGAGGAGGAGATGTCGTTCGCCGACATGCACTCAGATATGACACCCACCACGTCTCTGACCGAGGAGAGCAAAGCAGTTGTCGATTCTCTAGAGAAGGAGGCCAGGATGGAAGGGAGCGCCGTGATGAACAACAACATCGAGCTGTCCATCGttgaagatgatgaagagtATGGGGTGCCTCTAGAAGTTCCCAGCCAGAAACTGTATGATGAAAGGAACAAACCGGTCAGCGGGGAAATGGAAGAGTCCGACGAAGAAACGACCCAAGCAGCGGTTCTGCAGATAAACCAAATGGCATAA